Proteins found in one Ornithorhynchus anatinus isolate Pmale09 chromosome 8, mOrnAna1.pri.v4, whole genome shotgun sequence genomic segment:
- the LOC114813683 gene encoding LOW QUALITY PROTEIN: vomeronasal type-1 receptor 100-like (The sequence of the model RefSeq protein was modified relative to this genomic sequence to represent the inferred CDS: inserted 1 base in 1 codon) yields the protein MTVDVAQGVIFLCQTGVGILGNSLLITLYLTSFLLVSKPKPTDLIIINLALVHTVMLLTRWMVMALGMLGLQLVQNDAECKVFAYVYLMTWALSICTTSLLSVVQAITISPSTSYLFQLKIQIPNAIRLVLAILWIPNSLISTNLLFQMFASSNXTNTNTNCYLVPINTLLQRLILTFMALRDILSLGFMSCCNGYMVLLWHRHGHQVQHLHSPSQAPETSPERRATQTIVLLVSCFVVFYCGDLVFSLFLGTSMKNNAALLNAAMFMASGYAIISPFVLLTCDRRVINFLADFLGNRTLKFSQTRMLSFSPL from the exons ATGACGGTTGATGTGGCACAGGGAGTCATTTTCCTCTGCCAGACAGGAGTAGGCATCCTGGggaactctctcctcatcacactctacctcacttcattcctcctggTTTCCAAACCgaagcccacagacctgatcATCATCAATCTGGCCCTGGTCCACACCGTGATGCTTCTTACAAGGTGGATGGTCATGGCATTAGGGATGTTGGGGTTGCagcttgtccagaatgatgctgagtgtaagGTCTTCGCCTATGTCTACCTCATGACCtgggccctctccatctgcaccacgtCCCTCCTGAGCGTGGTCCAGGctatcaccatcagtcccagcacctcctATCTGTTCCAGCTCAAGATTCAGATCCCAAATGCCATCCGCCTggtcttagccatcttgtggattcccaactcACTGATAAGCACCAATCTTCTGTTCCAAATGTTCGCCTCTTCTA ACACCAACACAAATACCAACTGTTATTTGGTGCCTATAAACACACTCCTCCAGAGGCTGATTCTCACCTTCATGGCTCTTCGCGACATCCTCTCCCTGGGGTTCATGAGCTGCTGCAATGGGTACATGGTCCTTCTCTGGCACCGACACGGACACCAGGTCCAGcatcttcacagccccagccaaGCCCCCGAAACATCGCCAGAGAgacgagccacccagaccattgtgCTGTTGGTAAGCTGCTTTGTTGTCTTCTACTGTGGAGACCTTGTCTTTTCCCTGTTTCTAGGGACATCCATGAAGAATAACGCTGCCCTCCTGAATGCAGCCATGTTTATGGCCAGTGGATATGCCATTATCAGCCCCTTTgtgttgctcacctgtgacagaagggtcattaacttcctagctgattttctggggaatagaACCCTCAAATTCTCTCAGACCAGGATGCTATCTTTCAGCCCTCTTTGa